The DNA window GAACCGCCGGATCCGCGAGGGCGCGCCCACGGCGCCGATCTGATCCCCCTGCCGCTTCACGGCGCTCGACGCCTGCCGGGCGTCCAGGCCGATCTTGAACCGGGGGTCGAAACCGGGGAGCGGCCTGAAGCTGCCGTACCGCTGCAGGCGGACAAGCTCGCTCGGTGGGACGTAGATGCGCCGGCCGGCGGACTCGCCGCTCACCCCGTACCTGCCCTCGACGAACGCGAGGCTGAAGGTGATCCCGCCCTCGGGCACCCACCCGTCGGCGATCGCCGCGTCCAGCGCGAGGCGCACCCTGTGACCTCCGGCCGCGAGCGCCGCCCTGGATCGGACGAGCTCCGCGCCGAGCGTCCGGATCGCCGCGCCGAACGGCTCGTCGTCGATCTGGTGGACGCGCCACCGCGCGCCGTCCCTCCAGATCGTCAGGACGAGGGGCACGTGGTCGCCCTCGACGCCGCCGCCCGGCACGAACGCCGCGGGCCCTGCGCGGCCGTCGAGCACCGCGCGCAGGTGCCGCAGCGCGTCCTTCGCGCCGTCCGCGGTCAGGGCCGTCGTCCGCTCCATGGCGAACGGGAGCGGCGCGAGCACCGCGGCCGAGACGAGGACGATCGCCGAGACCGCGCCGAGCCGTGCGACGCCGGGCGCCCTCACGGCTCCTCCGCGCGCCGCCTGAGGAAGTGGATCTCGTGCCCCGGGATGAGCCAGAACAGCACGAGCACGAGCGCCGCGAGGACGAACGCGATCGCCCCCGCGGTCTGCCCGTTGTGGCCGTACAGCCCGTAGAGGTACGAGGCCGCCGCCACGATGAGCGCGGCGAACGCGAGCCCCATCACCCAGTAGACGAGGCAGACCGCCATGGCGACGCGCCGCCCGAGGCGCCCGCCGAACACGAGGGCGAAGGCGGCCGCGATCATGAGCACCGCCGCGGCGCCGAGCGTCCAGTTCAGCGCGCCGGATCGCGCCGGGGCGACGAGCGGGATCGCGCCGACCAACGCCGCCTGGACGACGTTGAGGACGCCGAACAGGATGATCTTTCCGTCTCTTTTCGAACCCACGTCTCGCTCCTCGTCGAGGGCCGCGCCGGCGGCCGTCAGAAGTGCAGCAGGCTGTGCACGCTCGATACGTCCGCGAGCTTGCCGCGCCCGGACAGGAAGTCGAGTTCCACGACGAACGCGAGCCCGACGATCGTCGCGCCCGCGCGCCGGAGCATCCGCACCGCGGCCGCCGCCGTCCCGCCCGTGGCCAGGAGATCGTCGACGACGAGCACGCGATCGGCCGGGCCGACCGCGTCCGCGTGCATCTCGAGGGCGTCGGTGCCGTACTCGAGGGAGTACTCCTCGCGCACCTTCGCCGCCGGGAGCTTTCCGGGCTTCCGGATCGGGACGAACCCCACGCCGAGCCTCTCGGCCACCGGCACGCCGAAGATGAACCCGCGCGACTCCATCCCGGCGACGGCGGTCACCCCGGCGCCCGCGAAAGGCGCGGCGAGGAGATCGATTGTCGTCTTGAAGCCCGCGGGATCGCGGACGAGCGGCGTGATGTCCTTGAAGAGGATCCCGGGCTTGGGGAAGTCCGGGACGTCGCGGATGAGTCGCCTCACGGCGTCGAGCTCTCGGGTCATTCGTCGTCCTCCTTTCGGGGCAGGTGGCGGAGCGGATCCTCGGGGGTCTCCCCGCGCCGGACCTCGAAGTGGAGGTGCGGCGCCGTCGCGGTACCGGTGCGCCCGACCGACGCGATCTTCTGCCCGCGCGCGACCGCCGCCCCGTCGGCGACGTCGTTCGCGGCGTTGTGGGCGTAGACGGTGATGAGCCCTCCGTCGTGCTTCACGAGGATCATGTTGCCGTAGCCCTTGATCCCGTCGCCGCTGTATACCACGCGC is part of the Pseudomonadota bacterium genome and encodes:
- a CDS encoding adenine phosphoribosyltransferase, with the protein product MTRELDAVRRLIRDVPDFPKPGILFKDITPLVRDPAGFKTTIDLLAAPFAGAGVTAVAGMESRGFIFGVPVAERLGVGFVPIRKPGKLPAAKVREEYSLEYGTDALEMHADAVGPADRVLVVDDLLATGGTAAAAVRMLRRAGATIVGLAFVVELDFLSGRGKLADVSSVHSLLHF